In a single window of the Silvimonas iriomotensis genome:
- a CDS encoding septal ring lytic transglycosylase RlpA family protein codes for MRFTPNTLVWLKRVALAATVALLAACSTTPRSPAPVQGSAGNLPQSTEAPPSQLSSTASPYHCAYTAGAPGSGQFYLDDGPHETLPAWLDYVPEPTPRAEVLNRFANNPYTVLGQSFTPLKAPGGLKQQGIASWYGRKFHGQKTSSGEVYDMYTMTAASPILPIPSYARVTNLKNGRSVVVRVNDRGPFKKGRVMDLSFLAACRLGYAMNGSTDVVVESLTPGEPIPGDTPQLAAAPAAVVTTPLADAAPVTTSQPLPAPAPADKPQAVPVTMTAAGVYLQLGAFGSRSNAENFRDHWARDLDGDVARLNIQSTGSVHRVRLGPYPDRATALAAAEKLTGEHNLQAVIAR; via the coding sequence GTGCGCTTTACCCCGAATACCCTTGTCTGGCTGAAACGCGTCGCACTGGCCGCCACGGTTGCATTGCTGGCGGCATGTAGTACCACACCGCGTTCGCCCGCCCCGGTTCAGGGTTCGGCCGGCAACTTGCCGCAATCAACTGAAGCGCCGCCATCCCAGCTTTCCAGCACGGCCTCGCCCTATCACTGCGCTTATACCGCCGGCGCACCCGGTTCTGGCCAGTTTTATCTGGATGACGGCCCGCACGAAACCCTGCCCGCCTGGCTGGACTACGTGCCCGAACCCACCCCGCGCGCCGAGGTGCTGAACCGCTTCGCCAATAATCCGTACACCGTGCTGGGCCAGAGCTTTACCCCGCTGAAGGCGCCCGGCGGCCTCAAGCAGCAAGGCATTGCGTCCTGGTATGGCCGCAAGTTCCATGGCCAGAAAACCTCCAGTGGCGAGGTCTATGACATGTACACCATGACAGCAGCCTCCCCCATCCTGCCGATTCCCAGCTATGCCCGCGTGACCAACCTGAAAAACGGTCGCAGCGTGGTGGTGCGGGTGAATGACCGTGGCCCGTTCAAGAAAGGGCGCGTGATGGATCTCTCGTTCCTGGCTGCCTGCCGCCTGGGCTACGCCATGAATGGCAGTACCGATGTGGTCGTGGAAAGCCTGACCCCGGGCGAACCCATCCCCGGTGATACCCCGCAACTGGCCGCCGCGCCCGCCGCGGTTGTGACTACCCCGCTGGCCGATGCGGCCCCCGTGACCACCAGCCAGCCCTTGCCCGCGCCGGCTCCGGCCGACAAACCGCAAGCCGTGCCGGTGACCATGACGGCCGCAGGCGTTTATCTGCAACTGGGTGCATTTGGCTCGCGTTCCAACGCAGAGAATTTCCGCGACCACTGGGCCCGTGATCTGGATGGCGATGTCGCCCGGCTCAATATCCAGTCGACCGGCAGCGTGCACCGTGTCCGTCTTGGCCCCTACCCGGACCGCGCCACGGCCCTGGCTGCCGCTGAGAAGCTGACAGGCGAACATAATCTGCAGGCGGTCATCGCCCGTTAA
- a CDS encoding bifunctional diguanylate cyclase/phosphodiesterase, which produces MLTLARALEEHVGRTADAAAESLQMVRDTPQIKACLISNDQTCLHNELKHIAARFPQISNLTLIAPNGDLLAASAMPQVPPRNVSQMRYFRLVNVQPGLPWYVAEQQPDPAGSQNVLPLVGNMEAAHGVTAAVIVASLSPDFFYRFYQSEQTSHLTIRLFRNDGILLLRYPQDEAEIGRDISFMRFFDQVFARNTGGVMTETSPVDHQTLIYGWQRIDKWPLGIAVGVNQQTVLVAWQRSIVVNGMILLLMIAAGALLLFYVLRQLTRLEKAEFDLYLTKAAVERGADMAVWLDRNGRICYVNTIACQRLGYTEQALRHMRLSDINPAIRGEVWPKFWERLSRHKHLVEESTLRTRTGQVFPIEVYSNYIVFKGEEYNCAVVRDISERHMAEQAIVRSEQQLRLALEASATGLFDMPLDGRTPAVTSPEYDRLLGYEPGEMIETFEKWKNQLHPDDREDVLDALRSYYNGAAAQFAIEYRRRTRHGQYHWFQCRGRLVEHDESGSPTRLIGTVTDITERKQAQDRITELANFDPVTRLANRNLLRDELRLSIASAERRGHLLAVLFLDLDRFKTVNDSLGHAAGDEVLKQVAQRLRGTVRRSDILARLGGDEFVVVLTDVKSSEQVTDVASHILAVFSDPFELEAGSFATSTSIGISVYPTDAESPDVLVRNADVAMYQAKANGRNNFQFFTADLNARASERLQLESSMRMALHNEQFKLHYQPQVSLPDHQIIGAEALIRWQHPEHGLISPSRFIPIAEDSRMIVALGTWVLQSAVRQAGKWQAAGLPPITIAVNLSPLQLHQPNLPEIVAEALADAGLDAQYLELEVTESVIMQEGEQVTMALHRLKKLGVKLSIDDFGTGYSSLSYLKRFAFDKLKVDQSFVRDLSTDPNDEAIVLAIIGLGKTLGMKVLAEGVETKDQLAFLELAGIDSVQGYLLSRPISPDAFEALLTPIDAPHQRTLPDATV; this is translated from the coding sequence ATGCTGACACTTGCCCGGGCGCTGGAAGAGCATGTCGGCCGCACTGCCGATGCCGCCGCCGAGTCGCTGCAAATGGTGCGCGATACGCCGCAGATCAAAGCCTGCCTGATCAGCAACGACCAAACCTGCCTGCACAACGAACTCAAGCACATTGCCGCGCGCTTTCCGCAAATATCCAACCTCACCCTGATCGCCCCCAATGGCGATTTGCTGGCGGCTTCGGCCATGCCACAGGTGCCGCCGCGCAATGTGTCGCAAATGCGGTATTTCCGCCTCGTCAACGTCCAGCCCGGCCTGCCCTGGTATGTGGCAGAACAGCAGCCTGACCCGGCCGGCAGCCAGAACGTGCTGCCGCTGGTGGGCAATATGGAAGCGGCCCACGGCGTGACGGCGGCGGTAATCGTAGCCAGCCTGAGCCCGGACTTTTTCTACCGTTTCTATCAAAGCGAACAAACCAGCCACCTGACGATCCGCCTGTTCCGCAACGACGGCATTTTGCTGCTGCGCTATCCGCAAGATGAGGCCGAAATCGGCCGTGATATCTCTTTCATGCGGTTTTTTGATCAGGTGTTCGCCCGTAATACCGGCGGCGTGATGACCGAGACCAGCCCGGTTGACCATCAGACGCTGATCTATGGCTGGCAGCGCATCGACAAATGGCCGCTGGGCATTGCCGTGGGCGTCAACCAGCAAACGGTGCTGGTGGCCTGGCAGCGCTCCATTGTGGTCAACGGCATGATCTTGTTGCTGATGATCGCGGCCGGCGCCTTGCTGCTGTTTTATGTGCTGCGCCAGCTCACCCGCCTGGAAAAAGCCGAATTTGATCTCTACCTGACCAAAGCAGCGGTCGAGCGCGGCGCGGATATGGCGGTCTGGCTGGATCGCAACGGGCGCATTTGTTACGTGAACACCATTGCCTGTCAGCGCCTGGGATATACCGAACAGGCACTGCGCCATATGCGCCTCTCTGACATCAACCCGGCCATCCGTGGCGAGGTCTGGCCCAAATTCTGGGAGCGCCTGTCGCGCCACAAGCACCTGGTGGAAGAAAGCACGCTGCGCACGCGCACAGGGCAGGTGTTCCCGATTGAGGTTTATTCCAATTACATCGTCTTCAAGGGCGAGGAATACAACTGCGCGGTGGTGCGTGATATCTCGGAACGGCATATGGCCGAGCAAGCCATTGTGCGCAGCGAACAACAGTTGCGACTGGCTCTGGAAGCCTCTGCCACCGGTCTGTTCGACATGCCGCTTGATGGCCGCACGCCCGCAGTCACCAGCCCGGAATATGACCGGCTGCTGGGCTACGAGCCCGGCGAGATGATCGAGACGTTCGAGAAGTGGAAAAACCAGCTGCACCCCGATGACCGCGAAGACGTGCTCGACGCCCTGCGCAGTTATTACAACGGCGCCGCCGCCCAGTTTGCCATTGAGTACCGCCGCCGCACGCGCCACGGCCAGTATCATTGGTTCCAGTGCCGCGGCCGGCTGGTGGAGCATGACGAAAGCGGCAGCCCCACGCGGCTGATCGGCACGGTGACCGACATCACCGAGCGCAAACAGGCGCAGGACCGTATTACCGAACTGGCCAATTTTGACCCGGTTACCCGGCTGGCCAACCGCAACTTGCTGCGCGACGAATTGAGGTTGTCGATTGCCTCCGCCGAACGGCGTGGGCATCTGCTGGCGGTGCTGTTCCTGGATCTGGACCGCTTCAAGACCGTGAACGATTCGCTGGGTCACGCGGCGGGCGACGAAGTGCTCAAGCAGGTAGCCCAGCGCCTGCGCGGCACTGTGCGCCGTTCAGATATTCTGGCGCGGCTGGGTGGCGACGAGTTTGTGGTGGTCCTGACCGATGTAAAGAGCAGCGAACAAGTTACCGACGTCGCCTCGCATATCCTGGCGGTGTTCTCTGATCCGTTCGAGCTGGAAGCCGGCAGCTTTGCTACCTCTACCTCGATCGGCATCAGCGTCTACCCGACCGACGCGGAAAGCCCGGATGTGCTGGTGCGCAATGCTGACGTCGCCATGTACCAGGCCAAGGCCAACGGCCGCAACAATTTCCAGTTCTTTACCGCCGATCTGAACGCGCGCGCCTCGGAACGGCTGCAACTGGAAAGCAGCATGCGCATGGCGCTGCACAACGAGCAATTCAAGCTGCATTACCAGCCGCAGGTCAGCCTGCCCGATCATCAGATCATCGGCGCAGAGGCGCTGATCCGCTGGCAGCACCCGGAACATGGCCTGATCTCGCCCTCGCGCTTCATCCCGATTGCCGAGGACTCGCGCATGATCGTCGCACTGGGCACGTGGGTGCTGCAAAGCGCGGTGCGTCAGGCCGGAAAATGGCAGGCCGCCGGCCTGCCGCCGATCACCATTGCGGTCAACCTTTCGCCACTGCAACTGCATCAGCCCAATCTGCCCGAAATTGTGGCCGAGGCGCTGGCCGACGCGGGTCTTGATGCGCAGTATCTAGAGCTGGAAGTCACCGAGTCAGTCATCATGCAAGAAGGCGAGCAGGTGACCATGGCGCTGCACCGGCTCAAGAAGCTGGGCGTAAAATTGTCGATTGATGACTTTGGGACGGGCTACTCCAGCTTGTCTTACCTCAAGCGCTTTGCCTTCGACAAACTCAAGGTGGACCAGAGCTTTGTGCGTGATCTGTCGACCGATCCGAACGATGAAGCCATCGTGCTGGCGATTATTGGCCTGGGTAAAACGCTGGGCATGAAAGTGCTGGCCGAAGGTGTGGAGACCAAGGATCAGCTGGCCTTCCTGGAACTGGCGGGCATCGACTCGGTACAGGGTTATCTCTTGAGCCGCCCGATCAGCCCTGATGCTTTCGAAGCCCTGCTCACCCCGATCGACGCCCCGCACCAGCGCACCTTGCCCGACGCTACGGTATAA
- a CDS encoding carbohydrate kinase family protein, whose amino-acid sequence MNPKFVVFGEALTDFISEGDGLWRAVPGGSCWNVARVSSRLGLPTAYAGSVSADNFGDDLVRLARESGLDMRFMQQVDRPPFLAMVPSKHPPRYFFIGNDSADQHLDFARFPQNWMNDLQIAHFGCISLVRQPLAARLVQTAEQIKALGKRICFDPNYRNLMEDPGYRATLQRMSELADYIKVSDEDLLHLFPGKTVNGALDILREWAPDAWVLLTKGGDGMTLLTPQGEASRSVYKVDVADTVGAGDASMGGWIASVLNNPDAPLQTHIDTAAAAAATVCRQHGAYAPTMDEVLALMAQG is encoded by the coding sequence ATGAATCCGAAATTTGTCGTATTTGGCGAAGCACTGACCGACTTCATTTCAGAAGGCGATGGCCTGTGGCGTGCCGTGCCTGGCGGCTCTTGCTGGAACGTGGCACGCGTCTCCTCACGCCTGGGCTTGCCCACGGCGTACGCGGGCTCGGTCAGTGCAGATAATTTCGGTGATGACCTGGTCCGCCTTGCCCGTGAATCCGGGCTGGACATGCGCTTTATGCAGCAGGTTGATCGCCCGCCTTTCCTGGCCATGGTGCCGTCCAAGCATCCGCCACGCTATTTCTTCATTGGCAACGATAGCGCTGACCAGCATCTGGATTTCGCCCGCTTTCCGCAAAACTGGATGAACGATCTGCAGATCGCCCATTTTGGCTGTATCAGCCTTGTGCGCCAGCCGCTGGCCGCCAGACTGGTGCAGACGGCAGAGCAGATCAAGGCATTGGGCAAGCGCATCTGCTTTGACCCCAACTACCGCAACCTGATGGAAGACCCCGGCTACCGCGCCACGCTGCAGCGCATGAGCGAGCTGGCCGATTACATCAAGGTCTCTGACGAAGACCTGCTGCACCTGTTCCCGGGTAAGACCGTCAACGGCGCGCTGGATATCCTGCGCGAGTGGGCCCCGGACGCCTGGGTGCTGCTGACCAAAGGCGGCGACGGCATGACCCTGCTGACCCCGCAAGGCGAAGCCAGCCGGTCGGTGTACAAGGTGGATGTGGCCGACACCGTCGGCGCGGGTGATGCCAGCATGGGTGGCTGGATTGCCAGTGTGCTGAATAACCCTGATGCGCCGTTGCAGACGCATATTGATACTGCGGCTGCGGCTGCGGCGACAGTTTGCCGGCAGCATGGGGCTTATGCGCCGACGATGGATGAGGTGTTGGCGCTGATGGCGCAAGGCTAA